The following coding sequences lie in one Treponema socranskii subsp. buccale genomic window:
- a CDS encoding sodium:solute symporter family protein, whose protein sequence is MSWVDYGMVVAFLVGMVLIGLYSKKNVKTAEDFYVAGGKVPWWLAGISHHVTGYSGVVFVGYAGIAYATGTQIYFWWGMSIAIAVALGSILIVPRWPRLRKFLGIQSPTEYLKKRYDTASQVVVAIAGIVSKLIDVGAKWASIGILVQGFTGIPFWVGVLSSALVSIYYMSVGGLIADLWTDFTQWIIQTVGGIVLFVGTILFLKNEMNLGLVQAFQSLPAGHISIFNPGRGQGSVTWSLFYFFVIFLSYNGGTWSLATRFISSKDDKNAHKGALLSALLYLIWPLVVFTPMWLGPLVFPGWTQGEAAKNLFAELSKKFLPTGLIGLSLAAMYANTLSMCTSDCNTISAVITRDILPIFKKDIDQEGKEGLRLARITTFIFMAFTVIIGLLNQKFGGVAGMILSWFAALLGPTAVPLLLGLFPAFKHSDGKAAILSTIGGFLVFVLTKAGALKLPPDVGLIMPTLVAFVVYCAVGFANKASGKKVPAEVETMLRHLEEKA, encoded by the coding sequence ATGAGCTGGGTCGATTACGGCATGGTCGTCGCTTTCCTTGTAGGAATGGTTTTGATCGGTTTGTATTCCAAAAAGAACGTCAAAACAGCGGAAGATTTTTATGTCGCCGGAGGCAAGGTTCCGTGGTGGCTGGCGGGAATTTCGCACCACGTAACCGGATATTCGGGCGTCGTATTCGTCGGATACGCGGGTATCGCATACGCGACGGGAACGCAAATTTATTTTTGGTGGGGTATGAGCATCGCGATCGCGGTCGCACTCGGTTCCATACTCATCGTACCGCGCTGGCCGCGCTTGCGTAAATTTCTGGGTATCCAGTCTCCGACCGAATATCTCAAAAAGCGTTACGATACGGCCTCTCAAGTTGTCGTCGCGATTGCGGGTATCGTAAGCAAGCTTATCGACGTCGGTGCAAAGTGGGCTTCGATCGGTATTCTGGTACAGGGCTTTACCGGCATTCCGTTTTGGGTCGGTGTCCTGAGTTCCGCGCTCGTTTCAATTTACTATATGTCCGTCGGCGGCTTAATCGCGGACTTGTGGACGGATTTCACGCAATGGATTATTCAAACCGTCGGCGGCATCGTACTCTTTGTCGGCACGATCCTCTTCTTAAAGAACGAAATGAATCTCGGCTTGGTTCAAGCGTTTCAATCGCTGCCGGCGGGACATATTTCGATCTTTAACCCCGGACGAGGTCAGGGATCGGTTACGTGGTCGCTGTTTTATTTCTTCGTCATTTTCTTGAGCTATAACGGCGGTACGTGGAGTTTGGCGACACGTTTTATTTCAAGCAAAGACGATAAAAATGCACACAAAGGCGCACTGCTTTCCGCACTGCTGTATTTGATATGGCCGCTCGTAGTCTTTACACCGATGTGGCTCGGCCCGCTCGTATTCCCGGGATGGACGCAGGGTGAAGCGGCGAAAAATTTATTTGCGGAACTGAGCAAAAAATTTCTGCCGACGGGATTGATCGGATTGTCGCTCGCCGCAATGTATGCAAATACGCTTTCTATGTGCACGTCGGACTGCAACACGATTTCGGCGGTTATCACGCGCGACATCCTTCCGATTTTCAAAAAAGATATCGATCAGGAAGGCAAAGAAGGCCTCCGGCTTGCACGCATTACGACGTTTATCTTTATGGCATTCACCGTCATCATCGGTTTGCTCAATCAAAAATTCGGCGGAGTCGCAGGTATGATCCTCTCGTGGTTTGCAGCCCTGCTCGGACCGACGGCCGTTCCGCTTTTGCTCGGATTGTTCCCCGCATTTAAGCACTCGGACGGAAAAGCCGCAATTCTTTCGACGATCGGAGGCTTCCTCGTATTCGTGCTCACAAAAGCCGGCGCGTTAAAATTGCCTCCCGATGTCGGTCTGATCATGCCGACCCTTGTCGCCTTCGTCGTATACTGTGCCGTGGGATTTGCCAACAAAGCATCCGGCAAAAAAGTACCCGCCGAAGTTGAAACCATGCTGCGGCATCTCGAAGAAAAAGCATAA
- a CDS encoding 6-phosphogluconolactonase: protein MKQLRFDEVELFVYDTREEMGKAAARDAAVCIKELLKERSELNCIFAAAPSQNDFLAALTADVSVPWEKINAYHMDDYVGLKQGDPHSFNGFLSEKLFSKVPFKSVNLIDGEADPDKEAARYGALLDGVRIHITFMGIGENGHIAFNDPGVADFKDAKTVKKVKLDPICRQQQVNDGCFPIIADVPEYALTVTIPTLVSSERIFCIVPTAKKHDATCAALTGPVSETCPASILRKTKHTRMYIDTACAGNLINK from the coding sequence ATGAAACAGCTGCGATTTGACGAAGTGGAATTGTTTGTATACGACACTCGCGAAGAGATGGGCAAAGCCGCCGCCCGCGACGCCGCCGTATGCATCAAAGAATTATTAAAAGAAAGAAGCGAACTCAACTGCATCTTTGCAGCGGCACCTTCGCAAAACGATTTTTTAGCGGCTCTTACGGCGGACGTTTCCGTTCCGTGGGAAAAGATCAACGCATATCACATGGACGATTATGTCGGTTTAAAACAGGGTGATCCGCATTCTTTCAACGGCTTTCTTTCGGAAAAGCTGTTTTCAAAAGTACCTTTTAAAAGCGTCAATTTAATCGACGGCGAAGCGGATCCCGACAAAGAAGCGGCGCGGTACGGTGCGCTGCTCGACGGCGTGCGCATTCACATAACTTTTATGGGAATAGGCGAAAACGGTCATATCGCATTTAACGATCCGGGAGTTGCGGATTTTAAAGACGCGAAAACGGTAAAAAAAGTAAAACTCGATCCGATATGCCGGCAGCAGCAGGTAAACGACGGTTGTTTTCCGATCATCGCCGACGTACCAGAATACGCGCTTACGGTTACGATACCGACGCTCGTGTCGAGCGAACGTATTTTCTGTATAGTGCCTACGGCAAAAAAACACGACGCGACATGCGCCGCCCTTACAGGCCCCGTTTCGGAAACATGCCCCGCAAGTATTTTGCGAAAGACGAAACATACCCGTATGTACATAGATACTGCATGTGCCGGAAACTTAATAAATAAATAA
- a CDS encoding LacI family DNA-binding transcriptional regulator, translating to MEIDTMQDKPKKRPTISDIAKKAGVSSATVSRVLSGSDYPVSREVRKEILRIALGMHYKPNVFGQMLRGGTSKEIGVIIPSLSNPFYAELVSAVERECVERGYMPIICSSQNRFQLETKHLDILQRKQVAGLLLSSIHLAGAFLRTLRALPVPFVLFDQPYDYPEIDSVSFDFLAAGKTAAEFLFDAGHKDIVFVSGPLDRFSRKRLFEGYKKAFTKKRRRFSAQNVLIAVFEQRRDDFDDDFYRGQFAAELLMKRRYLPDAVFAVNDMTAIGLIKKFEKEGVRVPSDISIVGCDNIPFGAMFVPALTTIDQSAVDTGRLAADILLNRIENKPVTASRIMLEPKLIERESVRKINYKVRR from the coding sequence ATGGAAATCGACACTATGCAGGATAAACCGAAAAAAAGGCCGACTATTTCCGATATCGCAAAAAAAGCGGGCGTGTCTTCCGCTACGGTGTCGCGCGTTTTGAGCGGTTCGGATTATCCGGTAAGCCGCGAAGTCCGCAAAGAAATCCTTCGGATCGCGCTCGGTATGCATTATAAGCCGAATGTGTTCGGGCAGATGCTCAGAGGCGGAACGAGCAAAGAAATCGGTGTCATCATTCCGTCGCTGTCGAATCCCTTTTATGCCGAGCTTGTATCGGCTGTGGAACGCGAATGCGTCGAGCGCGGCTATATGCCGATTATCTGTTCATCGCAAAATCGATTTCAGCTCGAAACAAAGCATTTGGACATATTGCAGCGCAAACAGGTTGCGGGGCTTTTGTTGTCGAGCATACATCTTGCCGGCGCTTTTTTGAGGACACTGCGCGCCCTCCCCGTCCCTTTTGTGCTGTTCGATCAGCCCTATGATTATCCGGAAATCGACAGCGTCAGTTTCGATTTTCTTGCGGCAGGAAAAACCGCCGCAGAGTTTTTATTCGATGCGGGACATAAGGATATCGTTTTCGTATCGGGGCCGCTCGACCGGTTCAGCAGAAAGCGATTGTTTGAAGGGTATAAAAAAGCGTTTACAAAAAAGCGCAGGCGTTTTTCGGCGCAAAATGTGCTGATCGCCGTTTTTGAACAGCGGCGGGACGACTTCGACGACGACTTTTACCGCGGACAATTTGCCGCCGAACTGCTGATGAAACGGCGCTATCTGCCCGATGCGGTTTTTGCGGTAAACGATATGACGGCTATAGGATTGATAAAAAAATTCGAAAAAGAAGGGGTACGCGTACCGTCCGATATTTCGATCGTCGGCTGCGATAATATTCCGTTCGGTGCAATGTTCGTGCCCGCGCTCACGACAATCGACCAATCGGCGGTGGATACGGGACGGCTCGCGGCGGATATTTTGCTGAACAGGATTGAAAACAAACCCGTCACCGCAAGCCGGATAATGCTCGAACCGAAATTGATCGAACGGGAATCGGTACGGAAAATCAATTATAAAGTGAGGCGATAA
- a CDS encoding site-2 protease family protein gives MHFDIIDTLYSLPGIVIGLTLHEYCHALAAYKLGDGTAKADGRLTFDPIKHIDPIGFLFIVIAGFGWAKPVSFDPRNLAHPRRDRVIIALAGPLSNLTLGIVSLFIVKLFRLAGIHISSLPLFAVYKTVFYVLLYTATINLGLFIFNILPIPPLDGSHVFFSGMNLSKEKEARFMQWGTFALFALIAAERATGIDFIPIGAFVNKVVSLVL, from the coding sequence ATGCATTTTGACATCATCGATACCCTGTATTCCCTGCCCGGAATCGTCATCGGGCTTACGCTGCACGAATACTGCCACGCACTCGCCGCGTACAAGCTCGGAGACGGAACGGCAAAAGCGGACGGAAGGCTCACCTTCGATCCGATCAAACACATCGACCCGATCGGTTTTTTGTTTATCGTCATCGCGGGCTTCGGCTGGGCAAAACCCGTTTCGTTCGACCCGCGGAATTTGGCGCATCCGAGACGGGACAGAGTTATCATCGCGCTTGCAGGTCCGCTGTCGAATCTTACGCTCGGCATCGTCTCTCTTTTTATTGTAAAATTGTTCAGGCTTGCGGGCATTCACATTTCGTCGTTGCCGCTGTTTGCCGTGTACAAAACCGTTTTTTACGTGCTCCTTTATACGGCGACGATCAACCTCGGATTGTTTATCTTCAATATTTTGCCCATCCCGCCGCTCGACGGCAGTCACGTATTTTTTTCGGGGATGAACCTCAGCAAAGAAAAAGAAGCGCGCTTTATGCAATGGGGCACTTTCGCTTTATTCGCCCTCATCGCAGCCGAGCGGGCGACAGGCATCGACTTTATTCCTATCGGCGCCTTTGTCAATAAAGTCGTATCGTTGGTGTTGTGA
- a CDS encoding TIGR03545 family protein, with the protein MKTTVAETQKTVPAKKLPGLLKKSYTQKQFEKKILKKIYVAADKEFINNYFTADADKTGSVRIPKNSEIVKADFIRLKTIAKEIRQQKFGVKLIPLAALIGAIVAVCVVVGMFKNIIVKRAIVAGMQSAFQAKADIGYLDFQIFGAKLTIKDLQQANKNDVMKNIFQVGEITFDFNLTELLRGKFDTENITVADVLIGTERKTSGYIPIKQKREEKQNESRIADMQKALLADVQKTLSDTFAEYNPQTIIENVESNLKSPAMAESTKTAIEETVAKWKDTPQSMEKSIREFSSSVDTLIKTDWAGVKDPVKLKEALDAINAAVVQGKNIKTQTEKIGADFKSDTEKAERLSKEIGAAIASDKALIDKEIVKFKTLKNDGIGGVFNKVLTAFMYNLFGTYYPYVQKGIDTALQFKSKAAPKPAKKKAKKVSRRMKGTDIYYKNDTVPKFLIEKAYGSGANWSMSAKEVSSDPDKRGKPAELSAAFAVKGIDNAISAVIDGRRKTDNPLLFAKYSGSGFPLSLKIDDAYSLAAHSSALSCTVLGDDDGSFRVQGAIDMSGMKIATPSFEPAPVYEIYRKATERFTALKVGFTAGYALESGVTLSLDTDAAERFAAVFQSMLASELASITASAREKVNELLAEKTGGVSAEIAKLTDIQNGIKLQEANFGDINAALEKAQRDILKQLAGQTGSDAVQKAAGALKGLFGR; encoded by the coding sequence ATGAAAACAACAGTCGCTGAAACGCAAAAAACCGTTCCCGCAAAAAAACTCCCCGGATTGTTAAAAAAATCTTATACGCAAAAGCAATTCGAAAAGAAAATACTGAAAAAAATATACGTAGCGGCGGATAAAGAATTTATTAATAATTATTTTACCGCCGATGCGGATAAAACGGGCAGCGTCCGCATTCCGAAAAATTCGGAAATCGTCAAAGCGGATTTTATCCGCCTTAAAACTATCGCAAAAGAAATACGGCAGCAGAAATTCGGCGTCAAGCTTATTCCGCTTGCCGCCCTCATCGGTGCCATAGTCGCCGTCTGCGTCGTTGTCGGTATGTTTAAAAACATCATCGTAAAGCGCGCGATCGTCGCGGGAATGCAAAGCGCTTTCCAAGCAAAAGCCGACATCGGTTACCTCGATTTTCAAATATTCGGCGCAAAGCTTACGATAAAAGATTTGCAGCAGGCAAACAAAAACGATGTGATGAAAAACATCTTTCAAGTCGGGGAAATCACGTTCGATTTCAATTTGACCGAACTGCTGCGCGGCAAATTCGACACGGAAAACATCACCGTCGCGGACGTGCTCATCGGTACCGAGCGGAAGACGTCCGGCTATATTCCGATAAAACAAAAGCGCGAAGAAAAACAAAACGAAAGCCGCATCGCCGACATGCAAAAGGCGCTCCTTGCCGACGTGCAAAAAACGCTTTCCGATACCTTTGCCGAATACAATCCTCAAACGATTATTGAAAACGTCGAAAGCAATTTGAAATCTCCGGCGATGGCGGAAAGCACAAAGACCGCGATCGAAGAGACGGTCGCAAAGTGGAAGGATACGCCCCAGTCGATGGAAAAATCGATTCGCGAATTTTCAAGTTCCGTCGATACTCTTATCAAAACCGATTGGGCGGGCGTAAAAGATCCCGTAAAATTAAAAGAAGCGCTCGATGCGATCAACGCCGCCGTCGTGCAGGGAAAAAACATAAAAACGCAGACTGAAAAAATCGGGGCGGACTTCAAAAGCGATACCGAAAAGGCCGAGCGGCTTTCGAAAGAAATCGGGGCTGCGATCGCGTCCGACAAAGCGCTCATCGACAAAGAGATTGTCAAATTCAAAACGCTCAAAAACGACGGCATCGGCGGCGTCTTCAACAAAGTGCTTACGGCGTTTATGTACAATCTTTTCGGCACGTATTATCCCTACGTGCAAAAAGGAATCGATACGGCCCTTCAATTTAAAAGCAAAGCTGCACCGAAGCCTGCAAAAAAGAAAGCGAAAAAAGTTTCGCGACGCATGAAGGGCACGGATATCTATTATAAAAACGATACCGTTCCGAAGTTTTTAATCGAAAAAGCGTACGGCTCCGGTGCAAACTGGAGCATGTCGGCAAAAGAAGTTTCAAGCGATCCCGACAAGCGCGGAAAGCCCGCAGAGCTTTCCGCCGCTTTCGCCGTTAAAGGAATCGACAACGCGATAAGCGCCGTTATCGACGGGAGACGCAAAACGGATAATCCGCTTTTGTTCGCAAAGTACAGCGGATCGGGTTTTCCGCTTTCACTGAAAATCGACGACGCATATTCGCTTGCCGCGCACTCGTCCGCCCTTTCGTGTACCGTACTCGGTGATGACGACGGAAGCTTTCGCGTGCAGGGTGCAATCGATATGAGCGGTATGAAAATCGCAACTCCGTCTTTCGAACCCGCTCCCGTATACGAAATCTACCGCAAAGCGACGGAACGCTTTACCGCGCTCAAAGTCGGCTTTACCGCAGGCTATGCACTCGAATCGGGCGTTACGCTTTCGCTCGACACCGATGCGGCCGAACGCTTCGCCGCCGTTTTTCAAAGCATGCTCGCATCCGAACTCGCGTCGATCACCGCTTCCGCGCGCGAAAAAGTGAACGAACTGCTTGCCGAAAAAACGGGCGGCGTTTCGGCAGAAATCGCAAAGCTTACGGATATTCAAAACGGCATCAAATTGCAGGAAGCGAATTTCGGCGATATAAACGCCGCGCTCGAAAAAGCGCAGCGGGACATACTCAAACAGCTCGCAGGCCAAACCGGAAGCGACGCCGTACAAAAAGCCGCCGGCGCGCTTAAGGGGTTGTTCGGAAGGTAG
- a CDS encoding TIGR03546 family protein, with the protein MIANIVKLFRALNSNSKPSEIANALCLGLILGFMPKNNLLWYLLVVLFLFMRINKGAYLIAMAIGSLVSPLLDPLFHKTGYAVLTFAPLEPIFSYLLDVPFVGFTRFNNTIVCGSLVCGIVCYVPLFLLAILLIKQWRTVIAGAVKNSKIGKAIGALPIISKIAAKASELV; encoded by the coding sequence ATGATCGCAAATATCGTCAAATTATTCCGCGCGCTCAATTCGAATTCAAAGCCGTCGGAAATCGCGAACGCGCTTTGCCTCGGGCTCATACTCGGCTTTATGCCGAAGAACAATCTGCTGTGGTATTTGCTCGTCGTACTGTTTTTATTTATGCGGATCAATAAGGGCGCGTACCTTATCGCAATGGCGATCGGCTCTCTTGTCTCTCCCCTGCTCGACCCGCTTTTCCATAAAACCGGCTATGCCGTTCTTACGTTTGCTCCGCTCGAACCGATTTTTTCATATCTGCTCGACGTTCCGTTCGTCGGCTTTACGAGATTCAACAATACGATCGTGTGCGGCTCCCTCGTCTGCGGCATAGTCTGCTATGTACCGCTTTTTCTCCTTGCAATCCTGCTGATCAAACAGTGGCGCACGGTCATCGCAGGCGCCGTCAAAAACAGCAAAATCGGAAAAGCGATCGGTGCGCTGCCGATTATTTCAAAAATAGCCGCAAAGGCGTCGGAGCTTGTGTAA
- a CDS encoding FprA family A-type flavoprotein translates to MSTVSITPYISVIHSDIRHQPLFEGYWPIPNGVTLNSYFVRGEKNALIDLTADWSEAVDLLEKQLGEIEGGKKIDCLILNHLEPDHTGFLPEFVKQNPDVEIIATAKGAALVKNFIKAADGCPSLKIREVKSGDVLDLGGGKALAFYEIPNVHWPETMCTFDAASGTLFSCDAFGGYGTTGERVFDDEFSESELASFEEESLRYYATIVASFSPFVKKAIEKLRAENLAIKTIAPSHGIIWRAHPERIVAAYERFASYNTTGAGEKEICVICSSMYGNTKKGAEAVVRGIKETDASIKVDFLQVPGTDDSHVLAAALRSRGIVIAAPTYEYKLFPAMAHILDLFNRKHITGKKALRIGSWGWSGGAKKEYDEISAPLKWEQFEQYEWQGVPTEADLQALEKKGAELAAAVLNN, encoded by the coding sequence ATGAGTACCGTTTCAATTACACCGTATATTTCCGTCATTCATTCGGATATCCGTCATCAGCCTTTGTTCGAAGGTTATTGGCCGATCCCGAACGGCGTGACGCTCAATTCGTATTTTGTGCGCGGAGAAAAAAACGCGCTTATCGATCTCACCGCCGATTGGAGCGAAGCCGTCGACCTTTTGGAAAAACAGCTCGGCGAAATCGAGGGCGGCAAAAAAATCGACTGCCTCATCCTCAATCACCTTGAGCCGGATCACACGGGATTTTTACCCGAATTCGTAAAGCAAAACCCTGACGTCGAAATCATCGCGACCGCAAAGGGTGCGGCTCTCGTAAAGAATTTTATCAAAGCGGCCGACGGATGTCCCTCTCTTAAAATCCGCGAAGTAAAATCGGGCGACGTGCTCGATCTCGGCGGCGGCAAAGCGCTCGCGTTTTACGAAATCCCGAACGTGCATTGGCCTGAAACGATGTGTACGTTCGATGCGGCGTCGGGAACGCTTTTCAGCTGCGACGCTTTCGGCGGCTACGGCACGACCGGAGAACGCGTATTCGACGACGAATTTTCCGAAAGCGAACTCGCATCGTTCGAAGAAGAAAGCCTTCGCTACTACGCGACGATCGTTGCAAGCTTCAGCCCCTTTGTCAAAAAAGCGATCGAAAAGCTCCGCGCCGAAAACCTTGCGATCAAAACGATTGCGCCGAGCCACGGCATCATTTGGAGAGCGCATCCCGAACGGATCGTTGCCGCCTACGAACGCTTCGCTTCGTACAATACGACGGGAGCGGGTGAAAAAGAAATCTGCGTCATCTGCTCGTCCATGTACGGCAATACGAAAAAAGGCGCGGAAGCCGTTGTGCGAGGCATCAAAGAGACCGACGCTTCTATCAAAGTCGATTTTTTGCAGGTTCCCGGAACCGACGATTCTCACGTGCTCGCAGCCGCTCTCCGTTCCCGCGGCATCGTCATAGCCGCTCCGACGTACGAATACAAACTCTTTCCGGCTATGGCGCACATTCTCGATCTTTTCAACCGCAAGCACATCACAGGGAAAAAAGCGCTGCGCATCGGAAGCTGGGGCTGGTCGGGAGGCGCAAAAAAAGAGTACGACGAAATTTCAGCTCCGCTCAAGTGGGAACAGTTCGAACAGTACGAATGGCAGGGCGTTCCGACCGAAGCCGATTTACAGGCGCTTGAAAAAAAAGGTGCGGAACTCGCCGCAGCCGTTCTGAATAATTAA
- a CDS encoding 1-acyl-sn-glycerol-3-phosphate acyltransferase yields MGVPLVEKCKKYFAELTEASRAAAKIDEENVYQEANPLTRKIMDELLSEIMLPGSGIVNIENFKAFYRAITEEGKSGLILMEHYTNLDLPAICYLLDHAGEEWARDLSKRIVAVAGMKLNEESPIVRAWAEGFTRVVIYPTRSLDKVAANAQLETEIEEEKKRARKINLAAMHAMDDCKKRGQTILVFPSGTRYRPGKPETKRGLREIDSYLRLFDVMLLVSINGNCLRINPEAPDNMMMDLIENDKITLSASPVIDCKQFRRDVLASLPETEEDAKQKIVDRVMAILEEQHEAAEAGRK; encoded by the coding sequence ATGGGAGTGCCTCTCGTAGAAAAATGTAAAAAATATTTTGCCGAACTTACCGAAGCGTCGCGCGCCGCGGCAAAGATCGATGAAGAAAACGTATATCAGGAAGCGAATCCCCTTACTCGGAAAATTATGGACGAATTGCTGTCGGAAATCATGCTGCCGGGTTCGGGAATCGTTAATATCGAAAATTTCAAAGCTTTTTACCGTGCGATAACCGAAGAAGGCAAAAGCGGCCTCATTTTGATGGAACACTATACGAACCTCGATTTGCCCGCCATCTGTTATCTCCTCGATCATGCGGGAGAGGAGTGGGCGAGGGATTTGTCGAAGCGGATCGTCGCCGTCGCCGGCATGAAGCTCAACGAAGAAAGCCCCATCGTGCGCGCGTGGGCGGAAGGCTTTACGCGAGTGGTCATCTATCCGACGCGCAGTCTCGATAAAGTCGCAGCGAACGCGCAGTTGGAAACGGAAATCGAAGAAGAAAAAAAGCGTGCGCGCAAAATCAATTTGGCGGCGATGCACGCTATGGACGATTGCAAAAAAAGAGGCCAGACGATACTCGTGTTTCCGAGCGGCACGCGCTACAGGCCGGGCAAGCCCGAAACGAAACGCGGCCTGCGCGAAATCGACAGCTATCTGCGCCTCTTCGACGTCATGTTGCTCGTGTCGATCAACGGCAACTGCCTCCGCATCAATCCGGAAGCGCCCGACAATATGATGATGGATTTAATTGAAAACGATAAAATTACGCTGTCGGCGTCTCCCGTCATCGATTGCAAACAGTTTCGGCGCGACGTGCTCGCGAGTTTGCCGGAAACCGAAGAAGACGCAAAGCAAAAGATCGTCGACCGCGTCATGGCGATTTTGGAAGAGCAGCACGAAGCGGCGGAAGCGGGACGAAAGTAG
- a CDS encoding DUF2442 domain-containing protein codes for MIPRIKSIIDRNDYKLEVLFDDGRRVLYDVNEDINQIPDFKDLISIKGLWKQFALDESRTCVYWNDRIDLASDSIYEYGKIINSAKPVVTEECPEVTDAQMKKT; via the coding sequence ATGATTCCAAGAATTAAATCAATTATTGATAGAAATGACTATAAATTAGAAGTTCTCTTTGATGATGGAAGGCGTGTCCTTTACGATGTTAATGAAGATATAAATCAGATTCCTGACTTTAAGGACTTAATATCAATAAAAGGTTTATGGAAACAATTCGCGCTTGATGAAAGCCGTACTTGTGTATATTGGAATGATAGAATTGATTTAGCAAGTGATTCTATTTACGAGTATGGGAAAATCATAAATTCAGCTAAACCCGTAGTTACTGAGGAATGTCCGGAGGTAACCGATGCACAAATGAAAAAAACATAA
- a CDS encoding DUF4160 domain-containing protein, which produces MPEISRFYGIVIKMFFKLKEHEPSHIHALYGEYVGVFDLKTHKMTNGDLPSKAQNLVKEWLSIHDKELQKMWDTQTIVKLAPLE; this is translated from the coding sequence ATGCCGGAGATTTCACGATTTTATGGGATTGTCATAAAGATGTTCTTCAAACTGAAGGAACATGAACCATCTCATATCCATGCTTTGTATGGTGAATATGTCGGTGTTTTTGATTTGAAAACACATAAAATGACAAACGGCGATTTACCATCAAAAGCTCAAAACTTAGTTAAAGAATGGTTAAGCATACATGATAAAGAACTTCAAAAAATGTGGGATACTCAAACTATCGTGAAATTAGCTCCATTGGAGTAG
- a CDS encoding type II toxin-antitoxin system HicB family antitoxin, with protein MKDILQYKDFIGSVHFNAADEIFFGKIEGIDDLVSFEGNTVSELKQAFEEAVNDYIILCKASGKRIEKSYKGSFNVRIAPELHKKAKLLSVMQGISLNQFIQKAVEQEVIRESLKMSYDVKTIW; from the coding sequence ATGAAAGATATCTTACAGTATAAAGATTTTATAGGTTCCGTTCATTTCAATGCCGCTGATGAAATCTTTTTCGGAAAAATAGAAGGCATTGACGATCTGGTGTCTTTTGAAGGAAATACGGTCAGTGAATTGAAACAAGCCTTTGAAGAAGCTGTAAATGATTACATAATTTTATGTAAAGCGAGCGGTAAAAGAATAGAGAAATCATACAAAGGCAGTTTTAATGTTCGTATTGCGCCGGAGTTGCATAAAAAGGCGAAACTGTTATCGGTAATGCAAGGTATATCATTAAATCAATTCATACAAAAAGCAGTCGAGCAAGAAGTAATACGTGAATCACTAAAGATGTCATATGATGTAAAAACTATTTGGTAA
- a CDS encoding type II toxin-antitoxin system HicA family toxin, protein MSQKEKLIKRLLNKPVDFTYDELRKLLGKLGYKESQSGKTSGSRVAFFNEKTGHIIRLHKPHPKNVLKQYQIEQLVEELTTRGLI, encoded by the coding sequence ATGAGCCAAAAAGAAAAACTTATAAAAAGGCTTTTAAATAAACCGGTTGATTTTACATATGATGAATTAAGGAAATTATTAGGAAAACTGGGCTATAAAGAAAGTCAAAGTGGGAAAACGTCAGGTTCTCGAGTAGCGTTTTTTAATGAAAAAACGGGGCACATTATTCGGCTTCATAAACCGCATCCTAAAAATGTATTAAAACAATACCAAATAGAGCAACTTGTAGAAGAACTGACAACAAGAGGATTAATATGA
- a CDS encoding type II toxin-antitoxin system VapC family toxin has protein sequence MKYLLDTHTILWYLFGNDRLSKSAKDIIDSNVCFYSYASFWEISIKQSKKKLEFTHTVYEIDEMCRRAGFRKLPITLDDFNRIRNLPFQDNVRHNDPFDRILISQALENDLTIVTTDGNISLYDVKTIW, from the coding sequence ATGAAGTATTTGCTCGACACGCATACAATTCTTTGGTATTTATTCGGGAATGATCGATTGTCGAAAAGTGCTAAAGATATAATTGACTCTAATGTTTGTTTTTACAGTTATGCCTCATTTTGGGAGATTTCAATAAAACAAAGCAAGAAAAAATTGGAATTTACTCATACTGTATATGAAATAGATGAGATGTGTAGACGAGCAGGATTTAGAAAACTTCCGATTACACTTGATGATTTCAACAGGATTAGAAATTTGCCGTTTCAAGATAATGTAAGACATAATGATCCATTTGACAGAATTCTAATCTCACAAGCACTTGAAAATGATTTAACAATCGTAACTACGGACGGAAATATTTCGTTGTATGATGTAAAAACTATTTGGTAA